The DNA window CAGCGCGGCGTCGAACCCGGTCGTAGAGCGCGCCCGGCACCGGGTCCAAGTCGATTTGAAGAGCGAGGAGGGTACGGCCTTCTGCCGCGAGGCGGCGGCTAAGGCGGACGTCCTGATCGAAGGTTTCCGCCCCGGCGTGATGGAGCGGCTCGGGCTCGGTCCCGATGAACTGCTCGCCGCCAGTCCGCGTCTTGTCTATGCCCGGATGACCGGCTGGGGGCAGGACGGCCCGCTAGCCCACGCGGCGGGCCACGACATCAATTACATCGCCCTGACCGGCGCGCTCTCGGCGGTGGGGAAAGCGGGTGAACCCCCGGTCCCGCCGCAGAACCTCGTCGGCGATTTCGGCGGCGGGTCGATGTATTGCGCCTTCGGGATAATGGCCGCGCTCTACGAGCGCGAACGTTCGGGCAAGGGGCAGGTGGTCGATGCGGCGATCGTCGACGGCGCGACCAGCCTGATGAGTTTCTTCTTCGGAGTACGCGGACGGCCCTTCATTACCACTGAAAGGGGCAAGGGTATGCTCGGCGGGGCGGCGCATTTCTACCGCTGCTTTACCTGCGCCGACGGGAAGGACATCTCATTGGGCTCGATCGAGCCGCAATTCTATGCCGAGATGCTGGCGAAAGCGGGTGCGCCAGTCGAGCTTGCCGAGGGGCAGATGGACTTGTCGAAATGGGACGAAAACGGCGAAAAACTCGCTGTGCTGTTCAGGACGAAGACCCGTGACGAATGGTGCGAACTTCTCGAAGGGACGGATGCCTGCTTCGCCCCGGTGCTCGACATGGAC is part of the Erythrobacter litoralis genome and encodes:
- a CDS encoding CaiB/BaiF CoA transferase family protein; protein product: MSAAKGPLSGLKVIEFSGIGPGPHVAMLLADLGAEVVKIERPGSAASNPVVERARHRVQVDLKSEEGTAFCREAAAKADVLIEGFRPGVMERLGLGPDELLAASPRLVYARMTGWGQDGPLAHAAGHDINYIALTGALSAVGKAGEPPVPPQNLVGDFGGGSMYCAFGIMAALYERERSGKGQVVDAAIVDGATSLMSFFFGVRGRPFITTERGKGMLGGAAHFYRCFTCADGKDISLGSIEPQFYAEMLAKAGAPVELAEGQMDLSKWDENGEKLAVLFRTKTRDEWCELLEGTDACFAPVLDMDEAREHPHMKARETFVEHEGEWHTAPAPRFSRTPGAVRSSAEDGAEVVARWKAGT